AAGAAGCTGAAGAAACAGAGGAAGACTTCTTATCTGAACGCGCTGAAGAAGCTCCAGGAAATTGAGAACTCTATCAATGAGCACCGGGTCCGCTCTGGCAAGATGCCTACGCAGAGGGCTTCACTTATCATAGAGGGTACTAATGTATATCCTATTCACTACGGGGAAATTAGATTGTAACATGGATATGGTGTAGTTTCGCCGCGACGCAGAGCTGTGTTCTTCTCATGTGCTGTTTAGGGGATTGGGATAAAAGGCAGTGGAGCTGAGAAGTTCCAGCGTTGTTGCTTTCAGATGTATCAACGATTGTTTAGGCCGTGAGgcttttcagttttttcatcTAGCAATTGCACAACCTTTGACATCTGCTATTTCTTTCTCTGTCCTACAGAGGCCAATATTGGTTCTGAAGATAGTTCATTGTCTGACGCACTGGTCTTGGATGATGGTGAGTCTATCCTTCACATTATGATTCAGGAACGGGGTTTTTTATGAAACGTAATTCAATCTGGTCTCTTATTTCAGATGATCCACATGTTACAGGAACCCCCACCTTTTCTCCAGTAGCATCGCCTCACAGGGGCCTCCCTCCTCGACCACCATCACACAGTCGTCCCCCACCACCTCAGTCCCTAGATGGCCTGCGACACCTGCACTATCCACGGCCCGACTACGATAAGTCACCCATCAAACCCAAGATCTGGAGTGAATCGTCACTGGATGAGCCCTACGAAAAAGTCAAAAAACGCTCCTCTCATTCAAGGTATGAGGGATTTTTATCTTAAATAGCATCAGTATTAAGCAACTgtgtattaataaataaaccacAAGTTTATTCAAGATATTTTTAGCCATCtcaaatttaatttaactttaatAGAACCCATCAAACACAAGCTGCCTATGTGAAAGAAAtcaaattgttattattatttgcatTGATTTCCGTTGCTTCTTTGTCAAGTCATAGGCGTTTCACGAGCTCTGGCAGTGCAGACGCAGGGGGTAGTAACTCTCTGCAGAGCAGCCCCATCAGGAACCTCCCTCACTGGAACTCTCAGTCCAGCATGCCCTCCACCCCCGACCTGAAGACCAGGAACCCACATTACGTACACTCCACTAGGTCAGTCCTTACACCTTCAGCGGTTTACTGCTTATTTGAGACCGATATCGCGCTCTAATAGGTGGTAAGCTCCCACATCTGGCTAATGTGCGTACTGGGGTACAGGGTCACAGGGCTCCCGTCCTTGGTTCTTAATTATTAAATTCACATTATTCCGTAGCTCCGTTCCAGCCCGTCCTTTGTATTCAACCTTTCCGTGTTGCTGCACCCCACAGGTCGGTGGACATCAGTCCCACACGTCTACACAGTCTCGCTCAGCACTTTAGGAACCGCAGCTCAAGCCTTGAGTCCCAGGGCAAACTGTTGGCGCCCGACCCCGACGCTCACCCGCACACCCTGGGCACGCTCGGCAGCCCTGACTTTTTCCTGGTGCCGGGACGCAACTCCAATGGCTCCGACCCACTAGACGACTGCTCCTCCTGCACCAGCCAAAGCAGCTCAGAGCATTACTACCCGTCTGGCGGACCCcccaacagcaaccccaactaCTCCACACTAGGAGAGGACTCGCCCTCCAAAGCCAGGCAGAGACAGAGGCAAAGGCACCGGTAAGGGTTCATACGTAATTCTTTTTGGGGTAATATGTACTATGCACtatatatttgaatacatttttagtgAGTTTTGGTTTCCTTTGTTCTCTCTCCAGGTCAGCGGGTCAGTTGGGTTCCTCTAATTCCGGCTCCATGCCAAACCTGGCAGCTAAGAACGGTTCGGGTGGAGGCTCGAGCggaggaggggtgggtgggggacaCCACGGGGTCTACCTCCACAGCCAGAGCCAGCCCTCCTCCCAGTACCGCATCAAGGAGTACCCGCTGTACGTGGAGGGCAGCCCGAACCCCGTGGTGGTTCGCAGCCTGGAGAGCGATCAGGAGGGCCACTACAGCGTCAAGGCCCAGTTCAAGACCTCCAGCTCCTACACGGCCGGGGGGCTGTACAAGGAGGcgtgggggggagaggagggaggagaagggagcgGCCGACTCACGCCGTCCCGCTCTCAGATCGTAAGGACTCCGTCGTTGGGGCGAGAGGGTggtggaggcggggggagggCAGCGGTGTCTGAAGAGCTGCGGTGCTGGTACCAGAGGTCCTCAGGGAGCCTGAAGGAGAGGAGTCACTCCCACTCGGGATCCACTTCCTCCGAGACGGGGTCACAGCAAGGCACTCTGGGACACAGCCGAGGAAGTAGAGTAGGGACCCTCGCCAAGTGCTCACCAGGTTggtcattttcatttatttacaatagaACCTTCATGCATATTTCTCATATGCATGAAAAGTATCGTCATGTGTTTTTAAGAGGTCGCGAATACAACATAACATTCAAACCCTCATTCTCATATTGTTGGTGGCCTCACTTTTCTTATACtttaatgaaaatgtatcaATACGTCATCATTAGTATCTCACTGTAACAACTAGATTCAAACATAGAACATAGAACAAGTCTGTTTCTTTACTTTTGTGCAAATTGAGGAATTAGCAATGGTTTAAGATTCTATAAATATAAAGAACAAACTCTATGGGAAATGTGGACACCCTGCGAGTGTATGGAAATCTTGATCGTGTATTGTGATTTAGAAAGCAACAGTATGTATTACTCAACTCTCCGTGGACAAAAGTCATCATGCCCCGTGTGAGGATTGAACTCACgaccttcagattatgagactgacgcgctgcctactgcgctaACGAGGCCCTGCCGCAGCCGATCATGTGACTCACATAAACTCTGACCCCCGGGCCAAAAGGTCGTGTGAAACACGGTTGAAATTCCTCCGGGGCTCGTCTCACTTCAGCctccatgcatgtgtgtttgctctgTGTCCGCGTATCCGTCTCTTTGTGCTACATTTAGCACGACTAAATGTCCGTTCGCCCCCCACAGCTGCGTCCCCTCACAGCCAGAGGAGTGTGACGCCCTGCAGCGAGCACACAGCCACGCCGACGCCCCCCTGCAGCCCACAGCACATCCTCAACTGGCAGAGCGGGTAAGAGACGGAGCGACGCACTCGCACAACCAGCAGCGGGCCGGCTGCAAGAGATGTTTGAAGAAGAAGttatttatttgctttattttagGAGCAAACCGAAGCTTCCATTTATCCATCTTTATCCAAATTTCACTCTAACATCCTCAAACGCTTTGTTTTCATCCTTCATCTGATATTGTTTTACACAGCTGACCTCATCCTCAGCAAtggttttcatttgatttgggCTTAACATCTATTTTTAAACCTCTCTCGTCACTCACTTTCAACCTTTCATCATATTCTGCTGTTTATTGATTCACCCGCTTCGTCTCTGTTCCTTGTTCTTCACTCATCTTTCACTTCCTCCGATAACcaatttctttttattaccTAATATTTGTCGTTTCTTTctcgtctccctctgtctgcacTAACCCtcctttccgtgtgtgtgtttgtgtgtgtgtgtgtcctctctcctgGTTTTAGAAGCACAGCAGACAGCTCTCCTACTGAGGACGTCTGTCAGTCTCCCCCTCAGCCCAGCTCTGATGCATAGAGGTACCATCTGTGGTCTCGCTGGTCTTACTGTTCGAgaggcacagcagcagcataGCAGAGGGAAAATCACCTTGCAGGATTTTAGCGGAGCTAAAATCATTCAATTTATAGAAATCTGTCATTGCACACCTCTAAAAGTATTAGACTCACGTCACTTATGTGACATTACCGCTGGCTTTTATCAACATACGTGGGGGGCTGACAAAAGGGAAGGTGGACAATATCTTGCTCTTTTGACGGTGGTGGTATCTGTGTCATGTGCTCCTTCTTTGGCTGCATCTGAATCTGATCTCTGCATGTGCTCTGCTCTGTGGTCCGACGCTGTGGCTGATTCCTGACCGGATTTACTTAGATAAATATTTGTCGTACTCGTACGCTGTAAGTGTGTAACGTTGAACATTTTTCAAAGGGAGACAAAAGCTTGAAACCACGGTTGATGGGCTCTGTTTTGACCCTGGTCCGTGTCTTCCCCCTGCAGGTCTTTCAGTGACAGCTGTTTCCTCAGCAGCCCGTTGTGTTCAGAGCTGGCCGATGTGCAGTGGTACGGACGTGATAAGGCCAAACCTGGAACCCTGGTCTGAGACCCGTCCTACTGCCTCTCCAGTGTCCCTCACCACGGCCCATCGACAACCAACAACCTCATCCTGAAGGCCCAACAACCGTCCCGCCCTGAGCGCACCTGACACGAGCCCCGCCTCCATCCACCACCTCTTCatcacgcgccccccccccccccccccccccctctgtcacaGCTCAGCTGGAGTGGGACGTGCTCGCCGGGACTCACGGGACAGACTGAGAAGTGCCACCTCAGCTGTTGAACTTGTTGACCTACAGCACCACGGAGCCCGTTGGTCACACTCCCTCGCAGAGAGCGTACGCTAGCAACGGGGGggcaggaagggagggagggagggagaacggCGTTTAAAAACATCAAGCAAACAACGAAACTCAACACGACACTGTCCGCTGACCCGACCAGTGCACTGCCGCCCAATCTGAGGACACCCGCTGGATTTGAGCCACCAGTTCTAAAACATCTCCAGGCCCATCTCCAGGTGTTGGGTGTCATTATTCCATTaatgttgtttgtcttttttctttatttgtcctcgaaatatatttataatcaaAGAAGATAACCAAGACTTTTGAGAAAAATCGGTTTTAAATGACATAATCGCATCCTCTCCGTTTAACCCACAACCAAAGACAACTTACTGGATCGCCCGGTCGCACCGCGGCCCGTGGGCTGGTGCCACACAGTCACCACAGCGACGATACCGGGAACCCTCCTGATATTTATGGGACTCCATCTGGGATACTGACGAGGACAATAGCA
The DNA window shown above is from Gasterosteus aculeatus chromosome X, fGasAcu3.hap1.1, whole genome shotgun sequence and carries:
- the LOC120808763 gene encoding FERM domain-containing protein 4A isoform X14, translating into MAVQLMPESAVCLLMMTEGRRCQVHLLDDRKLELLVQPKLMAKDLLDLVASHFNLKEKEYFGIAYTDETGHFSWLQLDRRVLEHEFPKKSGPIVLYFCVRFYIESISYLKDNATIELFFLNAKSIIYKELIEVDSDVVFELASFILQEAKGDFTSNDVTRSDLKKLPALPTQALKEHPSLAYCEDRVIEHYKKLNGQSRGQAIVNYMSIVESLPTYGVHYYGVKDKQGIPWWLGLSYKGIFQYDHQDKVKPRKVFQWRQLENLYFREKKFSVEVHDPRRASVTRRTFGHSGIAVHTWYACPALIKSIWAMAISQHQFYLDRKQSKSKIHAARSLSEIAIDLTETGTLKTSKLANMGSKGKIISGSSGSLLSSGSQESDSSQTAKKDMLAALRARQDALEETLKKRLEELKSICIREAELTGRLPKEYPLDPGEEPPTVRRKIGTAFKLDEQKIHPKGEEEELERLEREFAIQSQITEAARRLASDPHVSSKKLKKQRKTSYLNALKKLQEIENSINEHRVRSGKMPTQRASLIIEEANIGSEDSSLSDALVLDDDDPHVTGTPTFSPVASPHRGLPPRPPSHSRPPPPQSLDGLRHLHYPRPDYDKSPIKPKIWSESSLDEPYEKVKKRSSHSRRFTSSGSADAGGSNSLQSSPIRNLPHWNSQSSMPSTPDLKTRNPHYVHSTRSVDISPTRLHSLAQHFRNRSSSLESQGKLLAPDPDAHPHTLGTLGSPDFFLVPGRNSNGSDPLDDCSSCTSQSSSEHYYPSGGPPNSNPNYSTLGEDSPSKARQRQRQRHRSAGQLGSSNSGSMPNLAAKNGSGGGSSGGGVGGGHHGVYLHSQSQPSSQYRIKEYPLYVEGSPNPVVVRSLESDQEGHYSVKAQFKTSSSYTAGGLYKEAWGGEEGGEGSGRLTPSRSQIVRTPSLGREGGGGGGRAAVSEELRCWYQRSSGSLKERSHSHSGSTSSETGSQQGTLGHSRGSRVGTLAKCSPAASPHSQRSVTPCSEHTATPTPPCSPQHILNWQSGSFSDSCFLSSPLCSELADVQWYGRDKAKPGTLV
- the LOC120808763 gene encoding FERM domain-containing protein 4A isoform X17, with the protein product MEGLLSPMRTRMTEGRRCQVHLLDDRKLELLVQPKLMAKDLLDLVASHFNLKEKEYFGIAYTDETGHFSWLQLDRRVLEHEFPKKSGPIVLYFCVRFYIESISYLKDNATIELFFLNAKSIIYKELIEVDSDVVFELASFILQEAKGDFTSNDVTRSDLKKLPALPTQALKEHPSLAYCEDRVIEHYKKLNGQSRGQAIVNYMSIVESLPTYGVHYYGVKDKQGIPWWLGLSYKGIFQYDHQDKVKPRKVFQWRQLENLYFREKKFSVEVHDPRRASVTRRTFGHSGIAVHTWYACPALIKSIWAMAISQHQFYLDRKQSKSKIHAARSLSEIAIDLTETGTLKTSKLANMGSKGKIISGSSGSLLSSGSQESDSSQTAKKDMLAALRARQDALEETLKKRLEELKSICIREAELTGRLPKEYPLDPGEEPPTVRRKIGTAFKLDEQKIHPKGEEEELERLEREFAIQSQITEAARRLASDPHVSSKKLKKQRKTSYLNALKKLQEIENSINEHRVRSGKMPTQRASLIIEEANIGSEDSSLSDALVLDDDDPHVTGTPTFSPVASPHRGLPPRPPSHSRPPPPQSLDGLRHLHYPRPDYDKSPIKPKIWSESSLDEPYEKVKKRSSHSRRFTSSGSADAGGSNSLQSSPIRNLPHWNSQSSMPSTPDLKTRNPHYVHSTRSVDISPTRLHSLAQHFRNRSSSLESQGKLLAPDPDAHPHTLGTLGSPDFFLVPGRNSNGSDPLDDCSSCTSQSSSEHYYPSGGPPNSNPNYSTLGEDSPSKARQRQRQRHRSAGQLGSSNSGSMPNLAAKNGSGGGSSGGGVGGGHHGVYLHSQSQPSSQYRIKEYPLYVEGSPNPVVVRSLESDQEGHYSVKAQFKTSSSYTAGGLYKEAWGGEEGGEGSGRLTPSRSQIVRTPSLGREGGGGGGRAAVSEELRCWYQRSSGSLKERSHSHSGSTSSETGSQQGTLGHSRGSRVGTLAKCSPAASPHSQRSVTPCSEHTATPTPPCSPQHILNWQSGSFSDSCFLSSPLCSELADVQWYGRDKAKPGTLV
- the LOC120808763 gene encoding FERM domain-containing protein 4A isoform X1, with translation MEAVLIGLDDAACTRQGLLWTLTSTALRRLRGHARNLPAPRHLLHTHRCVLRPFYQMTEGRRCQVHLLDDRKLELLVQPKLMAKDLLDLVASHFNLKEKEYFGIAYTDETGHFSWLQLDRRVLEHEFPKKSGPIVLYFCVRFYIESISYLKDNATIELFFLNAKSIIYKELIEVDSDVVFELASFILQEAKGDFTSNDVTRSDLKKLPALPTQALKEHPSLAYCEDRVIEHYKKLNGQSRGQAIVNYMSIVESLPTYGVHYYGVKDKQGIPWWLGLSYKGIFQYDHQDKVKPRKVFQWRQLENLYFREKKFSVEVHDPRSRASVTRRTFGHSGIAVHTWYACPALIKSIWAMAISQHQFYLDRKQSKSKIHAARSLSEIAIDLTETGTLKTSKLANMGSKGKIISGSSGSLLSSGSQESDSSQTAKKDMLAALRARQDALEETLKKRLEELKSICIREAELTGRLPKEYPLDPGEEPPTVRRKIGTAFKLDEQKIHPKGEEEELERLEREFAIQSQITEAARRLASDPHVSSKKLKKQRKTSYLNALKKLQEIENSINEHRVRSGKMPTQRASLIIEEANIGSEDSSLSDALVLDDDDPHVTGTPTFSPVASPHRGLPPRPPSHSRPPPPQSLDGLRHLHYPRPDYDKSPIKPKIWSESSLDEPYEKVKKRSSHSSHRRFTSSGSADAGGSNSLQSSPIRNLPHWNSQSSMPSTPDLKTRNPHYVHSTRSVDISPTRLHSLAQHFRNRSSSLESQGKLLAPDPDAHPHTLGTLGSPDFFLVPGRNSNGSDPLDDCSSCTSQSSSEHYYPSGGPPNSNPNYSTLGEDSPSKARQRQRQRHRSAGQLGSSNSGSMPNLAAKNGSGGGSSGGGVGGGHHGVYLHSQSQPSSQYRIKEYPLYVEGSPNPVVVRSLESDQEGHYSVKAQFKTSSSYTAGGLYKEAWGGEEGGEGSGRLTPSRSQIVRTPSLGREGGGGGGRAAVSEELRCWYQRSSGSLKERSHSHSGSTSSETGSQQGTLGHSRGSRVGTLAKCSPAASPHSQRSVTPCSEHTATPTPPCSPQHILNWQSGSFSDSCFLSSPLCSELADVQWYGRDKAKPGTLV
- the LOC120808763 gene encoding FERM domain-containing protein 4A isoform X4 — encoded protein: MEAVLIGLDDAACTRQGLLWTLTSTALRRLRGHARNLPAPRHLLHTHRCVLRPFYQMTEGRRCQVHLLDDRKLELLVQPKLMAKDLLDLVASHFNLKEKEYFGIAYTDETGHFSWLQLDRRVLEHEFPKKSGPIVLYFCVRFYIESISYLKDNATIELFFLNAKSIIYKELIEVDSDVVFELASFILQEAKGDFTSNDVTRSDLKKLPALPTQALKEHPSLAYCEDRVIEHYKKLNGQSRGQAIVNYMSIVESLPTYGVHYYGVKDKQGIPWWLGLSYKGIFQYDHQDKVKPRKVFQWRQLENLYFREKKFSVEVHDPRRASVTRRTFGHSGIAVHTWYACPALIKSIWAMAISQHQFYLDRKQSKSKIHAARSLSEIAIDLTETGTLKTSKLANMGSKGKIISGSSGSLLSSGSQESDSSQTAKKDMLAALRARQDALEETLKKRLEELKSICIREAELTGRLPKEYPLDPGEEPPTVRRKIGTAFKLDEQKIHPKGEEEELERLEREFAIQSQITEAARRLASDPHVSSKKLKKQRKTSYLNALKKLQEIENSINEHRVRSGKMPTQRASLIIEEANIGSEDSSLSDALVLDDDDPHVTGTPTFSPVASPHRGLPPRPPSHSRPPPPQSLDGLRHLHYPRPDYDKSPIKPKIWSESSLDEPYEKVKKRSSHSRRFTSSGSADAGGSNSLQSSPIRNLPHWNSQSSMPSTPDLKTRNPHYVHSTRSVDISPTRLHSLAQHFRNRSSSLESQGKLLAPDPDAHPHTLGTLGSPDFFLVPGRNSNGSDPLDDCSSCTSQSSSEHYYPSGGPPNSNPNYSTLGEDSPSKARQRQRQRHRSAGQLGSSNSGSMPNLAAKNGSGGGSSGGGVGGGHHGVYLHSQSQPSSQYRIKEYPLYVEGSPNPVVVRSLESDQEGHYSVKAQFKTSSSYTAGGLYKEAWGGEEGGEGSGRLTPSRSQIVRTPSLGREGGGGGGRAAVSEELRCWYQRSSGSLKERSHSHSGSTSSETGSQQGTLGHSRGSRVGTLAKCSPAASPHSQRSVTPCSEHTATPTPPCSPQHILNWQSGSFSDSCFLSSPLCSELADVQWYGRDKAKPGTLV
- the LOC120808763 gene encoding FERM domain-containing protein 4A isoform X3 → MEAVLIGLDDAACTRQGLLWTLTSTALRRLRGHARNLPAPRHLLHTHRCVLRPFYQMTEGRRCQVHLLDDRKLELLVQPKLMAKDLLDLVASHFNLKEKEYFGIAYTDETGHFSWLQLDRRVLEHEFPKKSGPIVLYFCVRFYIESISYLKDNATIELFFLNAKSIIYKELIEVDSDVVFELASFILQEAKGDFTSNDVTRSDLKKLPALPTQALKEHPSLAYCEDRVIEHYKKLNGQSRGQAIVNYMSIVESLPTYGVHYYGVKDKQGIPWWLGLSYKGIFQYDHQDKVKPRKVFQWRQLENLYFREKKFSVEVHDPRSRASVTRRTFGHSGIAVHTWYACPALIKSIWAMAISQHQFYLDRKQSKSKIHAARSLSEIAIDLTETGTLKTSKLANMGSKGKIISGSSGSLLSSGSQESDSSQTAKKDMLAALRARQDALEETLKKRLEELKSICIREAELTGRLPKEYPLDPGEEPPTVRRKIGTAFKLDEQKIHPKGEEEELERLEREFAIQSQITEAARRLASDPHVSSKKLKKQRKTSYLNALKKLQEIENSINEHRVRSGKMPTQRASLIIEEANIGSEDSSLSDALVLDDDDPHVTGTPTFSPVASPHRGLPPRPPSHSRPPPPQSLDGLRHLHYPRPDYDKSPIKPKIWSESSLDEPYEKVKKRSSHSRRFTSSGSADAGGSNSLQSSPIRNLPHWNSQSSMPSTPDLKTRNPHYVHSTRSVDISPTRLHSLAQHFRNRSSSLESQGKLLAPDPDAHPHTLGTLGSPDFFLVPGRNSNGSDPLDDCSSCTSQSSSEHYYPSGGPPNSNPNYSTLGEDSPSKARQRQRQRHRSAGQLGSSNSGSMPNLAAKNGSGGGSSGGGVGGGHHGVYLHSQSQPSSQYRIKEYPLYVEGSPNPVVVRSLESDQEGHYSVKAQFKTSSSYTAGGLYKEAWGGEEGGEGSGRLTPSRSQIVRTPSLGREGGGGGGRAAVSEELRCWYQRSSGSLKERSHSHSGSTSSETGSQQGTLGHSRGSRVGTLAKCSPAASPHSQRSVTPCSEHTATPTPPCSPQHILNWQSGSFSDSCFLSSPLCSELADVQWYGRDKAKPGTLV
- the LOC120808763 gene encoding FERM domain-containing protein 4A isoform X20, whose protein sequence is MTEGRRCQVHLLDDRKLELLVQPKLMAKDLLDLVASHFNLKEKEYFGIAYTDETGHFSWLQLDRRVLEHEFPKKSGPIVLYFCVRFYIESISYLKDNATIELFFLNAKSIIYKELIEVDSDVVFELASFILQEAKGDFTSNDVTRSDLKKLPALPTQALKEHPSLAYCEDRVIEHYKKLNGQSRGQAIVNYMSIVESLPTYGVHYYGVKDKQGIPWWLGLSYKGIFQYDHQDKVKPRKVFQWRQLENLYFREKKFSVEVHDPRRASVTRRTFGHSGIAVHTWYACPALIKSIWAMAISQHQFYLDRKQSKSKIHAARSLSEIAIDLTETGTLKTSKLANMGSKGKIISGSSGSLLSSGSQESDSSQTAKKDMLAALRARQDALEETLKKRLEELKSICIREAELTGRLPKEYPLDPGEEPPTVRRKIGTAFKLDEQKIHPKGEEEELERLEREFAIQSQITEAARRLASDPHVSSKKLKKQRKTSYLNALKKLQEIENSINEHRVRSGKMPTQRASLIIEEANIGSEDSSLSDALVLDDDDPHVTGTPTFSPVASPHRGLPPRPPSHSRPPPPQSLDGLRHLHYPRPDYDKSPIKPKIWSESSLDEPYEKVKKRSSHSRRFTSSGSADAGGSNSLQSSPIRNLPHWNSQSSMPSTPDLKTRNPHYVHSTRSVDISPTRLHSLAQHFRNRSSSLESQGKLLAPDPDAHPHTLGTLGSPDFFLVPGRNSNGSDPLDDCSSCTSQSSSEHYYPSGGPPNSNPNYSTLGEDSPSKARQRQRQRHRSAGQLGSSNSGSMPNLAAKNGSGGGSSGGGVGGGHHGVYLHSQSQPSSQYRIKEYPLYVEGSPNPVVVRSLESDQEGHYSVKAQFKTSSSYTAGGLYKEAWGGEEGGEGSGRLTPSRSQIVRTPSLGREGGGGGGRAAVSEELRCWYQRSSGSLKERSHSHSGSTSSETGSQQGTLGHSRGSRVGTLAKCSPAASPHSQRSVTPCSEHTATPTPPCSPQHILNWQSGSFSDSCFLSSPLCSELADVQWYGRDKAKPGTLV
- the LOC120808763 gene encoding FERM domain-containing protein 4A isoform X19, which codes for MTEGRRCQVHLLDDRKLELLVQPKLMAKDLLDLVASHFNLKEKEYFGIAYTDETGHFSWLQLDRRVLEHEFPKKSGPIVLYFCVRFYIESISYLKDNATIELFFLNAKSIIYKELIEVDSDVVFELASFILQEAKGDFTSNDVTRSDLKKLPALPTQALKEHPSLAYCEDRVIEHYKKLNGQSRGQAIVNYMSIVESLPTYGVHYYGVKDKQGIPWWLGLSYKGIFQYDHQDKVKPRKVFQWRQLENLYFREKKFSVEVHDPRRASVTRRTFGHSGIAVHTWYACPALIKSIWAMAISQHQFYLDRKQSKSKIHAARSLSEIAIDLTETGTLKTSKLANMGSKGKIISGSSGSLLSSGSQESDSSQTAKKDMLAALRARQDALEETLKKRLEELKSICIREAELTGRLPKEYPLDPGEEPPTVRRKIGTAFKLDEQKIHPKGEEEELERLEREFAIQSQITEAARRLASDPHVSSKKLKKQRKTSYLNALKKLQEIENSINEHRVRSGKMPTQRASLIIEEANIGSEDSSLSDALVLDDDDPHVTGTPTFSPVASPHRGLPPRPPSHSRPPPPQSLDGLRHLHYPRPDYDKSPIKPKIWSESSLDEPYEKVKKRSSHSSHRRFTSSGSADAGGSNSLQSSPIRNLPHWNSQSSMPSTPDLKTRNPHYVHSTRSVDISPTRLHSLAQHFRNRSSSLESQGKLLAPDPDAHPHTLGTLGSPDFFLVPGRNSNGSDPLDDCSSCTSQSSSEHYYPSGGPPNSNPNYSTLGEDSPSKARQRQRQRHRSAGQLGSSNSGSMPNLAAKNGSGGGSSGGGVGGGHHGVYLHSQSQPSSQYRIKEYPLYVEGSPNPVVVRSLESDQEGHYSVKAQFKTSSSYTAGGLYKEAWGGEEGGEGSGRLTPSRSQIVRTPSLGREGGGGGGRAAVSEELRCWYQRSSGSLKERSHSHSGSTSSETGSQQGTLGHSRGSRVGTLAKCSPAASPHSQRSVTPCSEHTATPTPPCSPQHILNWQSGSFSDSCFLSSPLCSELADVQWYGRDKAKPGTLV
- the LOC120808763 gene encoding FERM domain-containing protein 4A isoform X2 is translated as MEAVLIGLDDAACTRQGLLWTLTSTALRRLRGHARNLPAPRHLLHTHRCVLRPFYQMTEGRRCQVHLLDDRKLELLVQPKLMAKDLLDLVASHFNLKEKEYFGIAYTDETGHFSWLQLDRRVLEHEFPKKSGPIVLYFCVRFYIESISYLKDNATIELFFLNAKSIIYKELIEVDSDVVFELASFILQEAKGDFTSNDVTRSDLKKLPALPTQALKEHPSLAYCEDRVIEHYKKLNGQSRGQAIVNYMSIVESLPTYGVHYYGVKDKQGIPWWLGLSYKGIFQYDHQDKVKPRKVFQWRQLENLYFREKKFSVEVHDPRRASVTRRTFGHSGIAVHTWYACPALIKSIWAMAISQHQFYLDRKQSKSKIHAARSLSEIAIDLTETGTLKTSKLANMGSKGKIISGSSGSLLSSGSQESDSSQTAKKDMLAALRARQDALEETLKKRLEELKSICIREAELTGRLPKEYPLDPGEEPPTVRRKIGTAFKLDEQKIHPKGEEEELERLEREFAIQSQITEAARRLASDPHVSSKKLKKQRKTSYLNALKKLQEIENSINEHRVRSGKMPTQRASLIIEEANIGSEDSSLSDALVLDDDDPHVTGTPTFSPVASPHRGLPPRPPSHSRPPPPQSLDGLRHLHYPRPDYDKSPIKPKIWSESSLDEPYEKVKKRSSHSSHRRFTSSGSADAGGSNSLQSSPIRNLPHWNSQSSMPSTPDLKTRNPHYVHSTRSVDISPTRLHSLAQHFRNRSSSLESQGKLLAPDPDAHPHTLGTLGSPDFFLVPGRNSNGSDPLDDCSSCTSQSSSEHYYPSGGPPNSNPNYSTLGEDSPSKARQRQRQRHRSAGQLGSSNSGSMPNLAAKNGSGGGSSGGGVGGGHHGVYLHSQSQPSSQYRIKEYPLYVEGSPNPVVVRSLESDQEGHYSVKAQFKTSSSYTAGGLYKEAWGGEEGGEGSGRLTPSRSQIVRTPSLGREGGGGGGRAAVSEELRCWYQRSSGSLKERSHSHSGSTSSETGSQQGTLGHSRGSRVGTLAKCSPAASPHSQRSVTPCSEHTATPTPPCSPQHILNWQSGSFSDSCFLSSPLCSELADVQWYGRDKAKPGTLV
- the LOC120808763 gene encoding FERM domain-containing protein 4A isoform X9 encodes the protein MVVQGAMTPGRTRRLMLKLPVGTLRRNSGERMTEGRRCQVHLLDDRKLELLVQPKLMAKDLLDLVASHFNLKEKEYFGIAYTDETGHFSWLQLDRRVLEHEFPKKSGPIVLYFCVRFYIESISYLKDNATIELFFLNAKSIIYKELIEVDSDVVFELASFILQEAKGDFTSNDVTRSDLKKLPALPTQALKEHPSLAYCEDRVIEHYKKLNGQSRGQAIVNYMSIVESLPTYGVHYYGVKDKQGIPWWLGLSYKGIFQYDHQDKVKPRKVFQWRQLENLYFREKKFSVEVHDPRRASVTRRTFGHSGIAVHTWYACPALIKSIWAMAISQHQFYLDRKQSKSKIHAARSLSEIAIDLTETGTLKTSKLANMGSKGKIISGSSGSLLSSGSQESDSSQTAKKDMLAALRARQDALEETLKKRLEELKSICIREAELTGRLPKEYPLDPGEEPPTVRRKIGTAFKLDEQKIHPKGEEEELERLEREFAIQSQITEAARRLASDPHVSSKKLKKQRKTSYLNALKKLQEIENSINEHRVRSGKMPTQRASLIIEEANIGSEDSSLSDALVLDDDDPHVTGTPTFSPVASPHRGLPPRPPSHSRPPPPQSLDGLRHLHYPRPDYDKSPIKPKIWSESSLDEPYEKVKKRSSHSRRFTSSGSADAGGSNSLQSSPIRNLPHWNSQSSMPSTPDLKTRNPHYVHSTRSVDISPTRLHSLAQHFRNRSSSLESQGKLLAPDPDAHPHTLGTLGSPDFFLVPGRNSNGSDPLDDCSSCTSQSSSEHYYPSGGPPNSNPNYSTLGEDSPSKARQRQRQRHRSAGQLGSSNSGSMPNLAAKNGSGGGSSGGGVGGGHHGVYLHSQSQPSSQYRIKEYPLYVEGSPNPVVVRSLESDQEGHYSVKAQFKTSSSYTAGGLYKEAWGGEEGGEGSGRLTPSRSQIVRTPSLGREGGGGGGRAAVSEELRCWYQRSSGSLKERSHSHSGSTSSETGSQQGTLGHSRGSRVGTLAKCSPAASPHSQRSVTPCSEHTATPTPPCSPQHILNWQSGSFSDSCFLSSPLCSELADVQWYGRDKAKPGTLV